From Salvelinus namaycush isolate Seneca chromosome 2, SaNama_1.0, whole genome shotgun sequence, one genomic window encodes:
- the LOC120064954 gene encoding protein PET117 homolog, mitochondrial — protein sequence MSTTSKVVLGVSVILTVSTVAGVHLKQNWDQERLHAGVLRDIERLERKRENLRVLEQQRSLTKELKAERDRRESGQQGSDQPQE from the exons atgtcTACAACCTCTAAAGTTGTACTGGGCGTGTCTGTGATACTTACGGTGAGCACCGTTGCCGGAGTGCATCTCAAGCAAAACTGGGACCAAGAG AGACTTCATGCGGGAGTACTTAGAGACATTGAACgtttggagaggaagagagagaacctGCGAGTGCTCGAGCAACAAAGAAGTCTGACCAAGGAGCTCAAGGCAGAGCGCGATAGGAGAGAATCTGGGCAGCAGGGCTCCGATCAACCCCAG GAGTAG